A genomic stretch from Deinococcus sp. YIM 134068 includes:
- a CDS encoding response regulator transcription factor: MHDADASAAHARPITLLLVDDHPVVRKGTRELLEGEADLRVLGEADSGEDAVVKARALQPDVILMDVSMPGMNGIEATRLIKAERPGVGVLVLTSYDDDAYVFALLEAGAAGYLLKNASEDDLLGAVRAVAAGESALHPSVARKVLERFSAQQTPTPPEDALSPRELEVLRVAATGRTNKEIARDLDISPRTVQVHLANIFSKLGVGSRTEAVLYGIKRGWIDPKTV; encoded by the coding sequence ATGCACGACGCCGACGCCTCCGCCGCCCACGCGCGGCCCATCACGCTGCTTCTCGTGGACGATCACCCCGTCGTCCGCAAGGGCACCCGCGAACTGCTGGAGGGGGAAGCCGACCTGCGCGTTCTCGGTGAGGCCGACAGCGGTGAGGACGCCGTGGTCAAGGCCCGCGCCCTCCAGCCCGACGTGATCCTGATGGACGTGTCCATGCCGGGCATGAACGGCATCGAGGCCACCCGCCTCATCAAGGCCGAGCGGCCCGGCGTGGGCGTCCTCGTCCTCACGAGCTACGACGACGACGCCTACGTTTTCGCGCTGCTGGAGGCGGGGGCCGCCGGGTATCTGCTCAAGAACGCCAGCGAGGACGACCTGCTGGGGGCCGTGCGGGCGGTGGCGGCAGGGGAGAGTGCGCTTCACCCCTCCGTCGCCCGCAAGGTGCTGGAGCGGTTCAGCGCGCAGCAGACGCCCACGCCGCCCGAGGACGCGCTCAGCCCCCGTGAGCTGGAGGTGTTGCGGGTCGCCGCCACGGGGCGCACGAACAAGGAGATCGCCCGTGATCTCGATATCAGCCCGCGCACGGTGCAGGTCCACCTTGCCAACATCTTCTCGAAGCTGGGGGTGGGGAGCCGGACGGAGGCGGTGCTGTACGGGATCAAACGGGGGTGGATTGACCCGAAGACGGTGTAG